The following coding sequences lie in one Lolium perenne isolate Kyuss_39 chromosome 2, Kyuss_2.0, whole genome shotgun sequence genomic window:
- the LOC127336194 gene encoding histone H2B.2-like, translating into MAPKAEKKPAAKKPVEEEPAAEKTPAGKKPKAEKRLPAAKTAAKEGGEGKKGKKKAKKSVETYKIYIFKVLKQVHPDIGISSKAMSIMNSFINDIFEKLAGESAKLARYNKKPTITSREIQTSVRLVLPGELAKHAVSEGTKAVTKFTSS; encoded by the coding sequence ATGGCCCCCAAGGCGGAGAAGAAGCCGGCGGCCAAGAAGCCCGTGGAGGAGGAGCCCGCGGCGGAGAAGACCCCCGCCGGGAAGAAGCCCAAGGCCGAGAAGCGCCTGCCGGCGGCCAAGACCGCCGCCAAGGAGGGCGGCGAGgggaagaagggcaagaagaaggCCAAGAAGAGCGTCGAGACCTACAAGATCTACATCTTCAAGGTGCTCAAGCAGGTGCACCCCGACATCGGCATCTCCTCCAAGGCCATGTCCATCATGAACTCCTTCATCAACGACATCTTCGAAAAGCTCGCCGGCGAGTCGGCGAAGCTGGCGCGGTACAACAAGAAGCCCACCATCACCTCCCGGGAGATCCAGACCTCCGTCCGCCTCGTCCTCCCCGGCGAGCTCGCCAAGCACGCCGTCTCCGAGGGCACCAAGGCCGTCACCAAGTTCACTTCCTCGTAA